A window of the Cryptococcus decagattii chromosome 6, complete sequence genome harbors these coding sequences:
- a CDS encoding NADPH-dependent diflavin oxidoreductase 1: MIPMILYASETGNAQDTAERVARAFRANGRAVTCLPMDEFPISALPHTYLLILITSTHGRGDPPPAMLPLWTAMLRSSLPEDILEDVHFGLFGLGDSSYERFCYAGKMLLRRMEQLGATKMGEPAWGDERSPNGIEDAFLPWLQQTLDLYLPYLPLISPTFQTIEPSALPSPIYKISPASTSKTVEHDLSLDRLSISFPIPNGKPAPVRVEDQARDKASASRIKPDDWVWATLKKNIRITSKDWWQDVREIELEFDDPDTKPYLAGSICSLQPQSREDDVNKFLEMMELTSKADEVITVESLLDEQPLPSHLPPAGTPTTLRSLLTNHLDIRCSPRKSFFEWLRRLSTNEMERERLDEFIADPDEIHTYATRPSRTIVETLADFRFTRIPISHILEILPPLRRRQFSIASSWEDHPGKVQLLVALIDYKTNLKIPRKGLCSSWLNGLPVGTRIPIHIASPTLFLPDPEVPIILVGPGTGVAPMRAFVEVRVKQGAAKNTSLYFGCRSSAADYFFESEWRGHREKGVKIQVAASRDQRERLYVQHLIKRDKEHVKDWIVDKKGWLFISGSSNTMPREVREAVAWCISKKGAGDMTEEESKAYVEQMFEDKRGGEESW, translated from the exons ATGATTCCCATGATATTATACGCTTCAGAAACTGGAAATGCTCAAGATACAGCAGAGAGAGTGGCCCGCGCTTTTAGGGCAAATGGCAGAGCTGTCACCTGTCTTCCAATGGACGAGTTCCCCATTTCAGCCCTTCCACATACCTATCTCCTTATACTCATCACCTCAACCCACGGAAGAGGAGATCCACCACCGGCTATGCTCCCTCTTTGGACGGCTATGTTGCGTTCATCATTACCGGAGGATATCCTGGAGGATGTTCATTTTGGACTTTTTGGACTCGGGGATAGCAGTTACGAGCGCTTCTGCTATGCTGGGAAGATGTTACTGCGAAGGATGGAGCAATTGGGAGCTACGAAGATGGGTGAACCAGCTTGGGGGGATGAGAGGTCGCCAAATGG TATTGAGGACGCCTTTTTGCCATGGCTCCAGCAAACTTTAGACCTCTATTTACCTTATCTGCCGTTAATATCTCCAACTTTTCAAACTATAGAACCCAGCGCTCTACCTTCACCAATATACAAAATTTCTCCCGCTTCCACTTCCAAAACCGTTGAACACGACCTATCATTGGATCGCCTCTCAATCTCATTCCCTATTCCGAATGGCAAGCCTGCTCCCGTCCGAGTCGAAGATCAAGCCAGAGATAAAGCCTCAGCCTCCAGAATCAAACCAGATGATTGGGTCTGGGCTACTCTCAAAAAGAATATCAGAATAACGAGCAAAGATTGGTGGCAAGATGTAAGAGAGATAGAGTTGGAGTTTGACGACCCCGATAC AAAACCCTATCTTGCCGGATCAATATGTTCCCTACAGCCCCAGTCCAGGGAGGATGATGTGAATAAATTTCTGGAAATGATGGAACTTACCTCAAAAGCGGATGAAGTCATTACTGTAGAGTCCCTTCTTGATG AGCAACCCCTCCCGTCCCATCTTCCACCCGCTGGCACTCCGACGACTTTACGTTCGTTGCTGACAAATCATCTCGACATACGATGTTCTCCTCGTAAAAGCTTTTTTGAGTGGTTACGACGTCTTAGCACAAACGAAATGGAGAGAGAGCGTCTCGACGAATTTATAGCTGATCCA GATGAGATACATACATACGCGACTAGACCGTCACGCACGATAGTTGAGACACTAGCAGACTTTCGGTTCACTCGGATACCCATATCACATATCTTGGAGATActccctcctctccgaAGACGGCAGTTCTCAATTGCAAGCTCATGGGAA GACCATCCAGGCAAAGTCCAATTGCTCGTCGCTTTGATCGACTACAAAACCAATCTAAAAATCCCAAGAAAAGGTCTTTGCTCATCATGGCTCAATGGACTTCCTGTCG GTACCCGCATTCCAATACACATCGCTTCGCCAACTCTGTTCCTTCCTGACCCTGAGGTACCCATCATTCTTGTTGGTCCGGGGACGGGTGTTGCACCTATGAGGGCTTTCGTGGAGGTCCGAGTCAAGCAAGGTGCTGCCAAAA ATACGTCTCTTTACTTTGGCTGTCGATCATCTGCCGCAGACTATTTTTTCGAATCCGAATGGCGCGGACACCGCGAAAAAGGCGTCAAGATCCAAGTCGCGGCGAGTAGAGACCAAAGAGAAAGACTTTACGTGCAGCATTTAATAAAGAGGGATAAAGAGCATGTAAAGGACTGGATTGTAGATAAGAAGGGGTGGCTGTTCATCTCTGG ATCATCTAATACGATGCCACGCGAAGTGAGAGAGGCTGTAGCGTGGTGTATTTCCAAAAAAGGTGCAGGGGATatgacagaagaagaatcaAAGGCGTACGTGGAACAAATGTTTGAGGATAAGCGGGGTGGCGAAGAGAGTTGGTAG